In Paenibacillus sp. 1781tsa1, one DNA window encodes the following:
- a CDS encoding VWA domain-containing protein, with product MKQILLITDGCSNVGPSPVLAAGEAQEEGITVNVVGVIDYGTIGELGSREIEDIARAGGGISQIVGTRQLAHTMQMMTRKTVVQTIQQAVNRELTQILGEKEPKTVTDLEPAQRARVVEVMDDMAETTALQVILLIDVSASMKPKLAAVEEGIRDLMLSLQARVGQSKLSVFHFPGRHSGEDAVMDIDWTTDPGRVRSLFGRLQMKGATPTGPAIQKVIDFYRYGTLEKQQEIEGNYRIEREGMLGDNVV from the coding sequence ATGAAGCAAATCTTATTGATCACCGACGGTTGTTCCAATGTTGGACCAAGTCCGGTGCTGGCAGCGGGCGAAGCACAGGAAGAGGGGATTACGGTTAATGTGGTTGGCGTGATTGATTATGGAACCATTGGTGAGCTGGGTAGCCGGGAAATTGAGGATATTGCCAGAGCCGGAGGTGGAATCAGCCAAATTGTAGGTACACGGCAGCTTGCTCATACCATGCAGATGATGACAAGGAAAACGGTGGTTCAGACGATTCAGCAGGCGGTTAATAGAGAGTTAACACAAATTTTGGGAGAGAAGGAGCCCAAAACCGTAACCGATCTGGAACCTGCACAACGCGCCCGGGTCGTGGAAGTGATGGATGACATGGCTGAAACTACAGCCTTACAGGTGATATTGCTAATAGACGTCAGTGCCAGCATGAAGCCCAAACTGGCTGCGGTAGAAGAAGGCATTCGCGATTTAATGTTGAGTTTGCAGGCGCGTGTAGGTCAGAGCAAGCTTTCCGTATTTCATTTCCCGGGACGACACAGTGGAGAAGATGCGGTAATGGATATTGACTGGACAACGGATCCAGGCCGTGTTCGGTCCCTGTTTGGAAGGTTGCAGATGAAGGGTGCAACACCGACAGGTCCTGCAATTCAGAAGGTGATTGATTTTTACCGTTATGGTACACTGGAGAAACAGCAGGAAATAGAAGGGAACTATCGCATTGAAAGAGAAGGGATGCTCGGTGACAACGTTGTCTGA
- the tilS gene encoding tRNA lysidine(34) synthetase TilS, protein MEALRWNMLVKNVLDAAEEHQLWVPGDRIIVAVSGGPDSVAFLHIMHEISKRHVPLELICAHVHHGFRPESDDEAEKMMELAQQLGIAFEWTKADVPSYMELTGQGPQEAARNKRYAFLHEVATKYNAASIALAHHADDQAETVMLHLLRGTGLSGLSGMKFKRREKNVELIRPCLRINKTDLVEACNTQGFMYFNDESNALRKYRRNAIRLDVLPFLGQYNGQLTPSLNRLAEIVGDEDDFMEQSAYDTYRCLVQVNGGRQTFEVPSFLKLHVALQRRLIKLILNYLPLDSDFVDFTRIETIRRKVMETHVTTWSLDIGQTLACTREYNLISFGIRTDVQDQSYEYRLAQWSGTYELSLTPINRYIRLMTVSPEDYHVPESADQAAFDADQLLMPLVVRSRLPGDTMKVMGLNGSKKVKNIFIDEKIPPSVRPRIPVVCDGAGHIIWLPGVRRSSVAPVREGTSAILYMTVGDSAIQG, encoded by the coding sequence ATGGAGGCTTTACGCTGGAACATGCTGGTGAAGAACGTGCTGGATGCAGCGGAAGAGCATCAGTTATGGGTTCCCGGGGATCGGATTATCGTCGCAGTGTCGGGCGGGCCGGACTCGGTGGCTTTTTTGCATATCATGCACGAGATCAGCAAGCGGCATGTCCCGCTTGAATTGATCTGTGCGCATGTGCATCATGGTTTCCGTCCCGAATCTGATGATGAAGCGGAGAAAATGATGGAACTGGCACAGCAGCTTGGCATTGCATTTGAATGGACCAAGGCCGATGTTCCTTCATATATGGAGCTGACGGGTCAAGGACCACAGGAAGCGGCCCGCAACAAGCGGTATGCTTTTCTACATGAAGTAGCTACCAAATATAATGCCGCAAGCATCGCTTTGGCACATCATGCGGATGATCAGGCGGAGACAGTCATGCTTCATTTGCTTCGTGGAACCGGCTTGTCGGGACTCTCAGGAATGAAGTTTAAAAGGCGAGAAAAAAATGTGGAACTTATTCGTCCATGCCTTCGTATAAACAAGACAGACCTTGTAGAAGCTTGTAATACCCAGGGTTTTATGTATTTCAATGATGAAAGCAACGCCTTGCGTAAATATCGGCGTAATGCCATTCGCTTGGATGTGCTTCCTTTTTTGGGGCAGTATAATGGACAACTCACGCCGTCATTGAATCGGCTTGCCGAAATTGTGGGTGATGAAGACGATTTCATGGAGCAGAGTGCATATGACACATACAGGTGTCTAGTGCAGGTGAACGGCGGAAGGCAAACCTTTGAGGTGCCTTCCTTCTTGAAGTTACATGTCGCTTTACAACGAAGGTTGATTAAACTAATATTGAATTATCTGCCTTTGGACAGTGATTTTGTCGACTTTACCCGTATAGAAACCATTCGACGCAAGGTCATGGAGACCCATGTGACGACCTGGAGCCTGGATATAGGACAGACACTCGCCTGCACTCGGGAGTATAATCTGATTTCTTTTGGCATACGGACGGACGTACAGGATCAATCTTACGAGTATCGTCTTGCGCAATGGAGTGGAACTTATGAGCTTTCACTCACCCCAATTAATCGATATATTCGGTTGATGACGGTGAGTCCCGAGGACTATCATGTACCGGAATCGGCGGATCAAGCCGCGTTTGATGCGGATCAACTGCTTATGCCGCTGGTTGTGCGTTCACGGTTACCTGGAGATACCATGAAAGTAATGGGATTAAACGGAAGCAAAAAGGTGAAAAATATTTTCATCGATGAGAAAATCCCCCCATCTGTCCGTCCACGTATTCCTGTGGTATGTGATGGAGCAGGTCATATCATCTGGTTACCGGGTGTTCGACGGTCCAGTGTGGCTCCTGTCAGGGAGGGCACTTCCGCAATCCTGTACATGACTGTAGGCGATTCAGCGATTCAGGGGTAG
- the hpt gene encoding hypoxanthine phosphoribosyltransferase: MQNDIQEVLISEEEIQSKVKELGATLSAEYADRNPLVICVLKGAFIFMADLVKNITVPVEMDFMAVSSYGASTKSSGVVKIIKDLDVAVEGREVLIVEDIIDSGLTLSYLIELLENRGAESVRVVTLFDKPSGRKVELEAHYTGFDIPDAFIVGYGLDFAEKYRNLPYIGILKPEVYSS, from the coding sequence TTGCAGAACGACATTCAGGAAGTATTGATCAGTGAAGAAGAAATTCAGAGTAAAGTCAAGGAATTAGGCGCAACACTAAGTGCCGAATATGCAGACCGCAATCCTTTGGTCATTTGTGTGCTCAAGGGTGCGTTTATATTTATGGCTGATTTGGTTAAAAACATAACGGTACCTGTTGAAATGGATTTTATGGCGGTATCCAGTTACGGCGCTTCCACCAAGTCATCAGGTGTTGTCAAAATCATTAAGGATCTGGATGTAGCCGTTGAAGGACGGGAAGTTCTGATTGTCGAAGATATTATCGACAGCGGACTTACACTCAGCTATCTGATTGAACTGTTAGAAAACCGTGGTGCCGAGTCGGTGCGTGTGGTTACGCTGTTCGACAAGCCTTCAGGCCGTAAAGTTGAGTTGGAAGCTCATTACACAGGCTTTGACATTCCTGACGCGTTCATCGTTGGTTACGGTTTGGATTTTGCGGAGAAGTACCGGAACCTGCCCTATATCGGGATTTTGAAGCCGGAAGTCTATAGTAGCTAA
- a CDS encoding serine/threonine protein kinase: protein MTTLSDASFPPGTVVTGKWNRSRYTIRKLLGKGANGIVFLVQRGENGKHYALKMGFDPVDLQSEVNVLKSFQLQRNHEALRQSGIPSYLKDVDDYAVRGRDIPFYVMRYVRGEALHHFIRRQGTDWTLLVGLRLLQKLAQLHQAGWVFGDLKPQNVLVSDYGQVELIDYGGVTSIGRSVKQFTEWYDRGFWNAGSRTADGTYDVFAFALLLIHVLEADALKALAAEGLPQLRSVNQLVALVERSERLGPFRNWTIQALRGQFRDAGHAAQAWKEMMARPTPLRRRSKSTTPRWLKNAFAVSVILLIGVLIYALRF, encoded by the coding sequence GTGACAACGTTGTCTGACGCCTCTTTCCCGCCAGGAACAGTGGTTACAGGGAAATGGAATCGCAGTCGTTACACGATTCGGAAGCTACTGGGCAAAGGAGCCAATGGCATCGTTTTTCTTGTCCAACGGGGTGAAAATGGCAAACACTACGCGCTAAAAATGGGGTTTGATCCGGTAGATCTGCAATCGGAAGTCAATGTGCTCAAATCTTTTCAACTACAGCGTAATCATGAAGCCCTTCGGCAGAGCGGCATTCCTTCCTATCTTAAAGATGTGGATGATTATGCCGTTCGTGGCCGGGATATTCCCTTTTATGTGATGCGTTACGTTAGAGGTGAGGCTCTTCATCACTTCATTCGGCGTCAGGGGACAGACTGGACACTTCTGGTTGGACTTAGGCTCTTGCAGAAGCTGGCACAATTGCATCAGGCGGGATGGGTGTTTGGTGATCTTAAACCTCAGAATGTGCTGGTATCCGATTATGGGCAGGTGGAATTGATCGACTACGGCGGAGTTACGTCTATTGGTCGAAGCGTTAAGCAGTTCACCGAATGGTATGATCGGGGCTTCTGGAATGCAGGCAGCCGTACAGCAGATGGTACCTATGATGTGTTTGCATTTGCATTATTGTTGATTCATGTACTTGAAGCAGACGCGCTCAAGGCACTGGCAGCAGAAGGATTACCGCAACTGCGAAGTGTGAATCAGCTCGTAGCGCTGGTGGAGCGCAGTGAACGACTGGGTCCTTTTCGCAATTGGACGATTCAGGCACTACGAGGTCAGTTTCGTGATGCAGGTCATGCGGCACAAGCGTGGAAGGAAATGATGGCTCGTCCCACGCCACTTCGCCGTCGTTCCAAAAGTACAACACCGCGCTGGCTTAAGAACGCATTCGCTGTATCTGTGATTTTACTTATTGGAGTGCTCATCTATGCACTACGTTTCTGA